One part of the Armatimonadota bacterium genome encodes these proteins:
- a CDS encoding thioredoxin domain-containing protein — translation MHKHEKFVIYIFFISCLLSAAIFASRRVVSNSALIVASGKVAPFLTALRSCHSQPQGGSVTRYELYEFFDYECPPCRKLVPQLEELETRFDIAVYRCHFPLSMHSNASNLALISLALQDRELDAFHAKELSCNEGSCATLAMQWTLKLDSSVSNWREKPRTALSKVRSVANSLGVSSTPTVYVYDNATGNMYQCQTFEAVQEALTRPR, via the coding sequence ATGCATAAGCACGAAAAGTTTGTCATATATATTTTTTTCATTAGTTGCTTGTTAAGTGCAGCCATTTTTGCCTCTCGAAGGGTTGTTTCCAATTCTGCATTAATTGTCGCTTCTGGAAAAGTGGCCCCTTTCTTGACCGCATTGAGGTCGTGCCATTCACAGCCTCAAGGTGGCTCAGTCACCAGATATGAATTGTACGAATTCTTCGACTACGAGTGTCCTCCATGCCGCAAACTTGTTCCACAGTTAGAGGAGCTTGAGACAAGGTTTGATATCGCAGTCTATCGTTGTCATTTTCCGCTTTCAATGCACTCCAATGCTAGCAACCTTGCATTGATTAGTTTGGCTTTGCAAGATCGCGAACTCGATGCTTTCCACGCCAAGGAACTTAGCTGCAACGAAGGTTCATGTGCTACATTAGCGATGCAGTGGACTTTGAAACTGGACTCTTCAGTTTCAAATTGGCGAGAAAAGCCAAGGACTGCACTCTCCAAAGTGCGCTCCGTTGCAAATTCCCTCGGAGTATCCAGCACCCCGACGGTCTATGTTTACGACAATGCGACGGGCAACATGTATCAATGCCAAACATTTGAAGCTGTCCAAGAAGCTCTTACTCGACCCAGGTGA